Proteins encoded in a region of the Streptomyces violaceoruber genome:
- a CDS encoding DUF3631 domain-containing protein, whose protein sequence is MGTEQVQSGTVVPDDGSGTGDRGGAGVEVTGDGAVLLDELQAAIGRYVVLPSEEALTAVTLWVAASHIQPALQHAPRLAVVGPTKGCGKSRVLDVLHETVHQPMMTVNTSPAVVFRVIGKNPPTLLVDEADTIFGPKAGDKEDLRGLLNAGHQRNRPAWRISGPEHKPTAFPTFAMAALAGIGDLPDTIMDRAVVLRMQKRKPGERITPFRSRHSVPELHAVRDRLAAWLTPLRGAAAGLVPKMPVEDRAADTWEPLVIVADLAGGHWPAKARAACLAMTRHEAVHDEQTTLKTRLLRDVRRIFEQQGNKEALRSQDLLAALLADAESPWPDYGTKGLTAFHLSALLRDFGIRPANYRFEQGRQAKAYARNQFLDAWARYCPDPAQSAPAAGHEFTPVRPAGASCPPLRPGRCLSARPAAPQAPSPPAEPTPWVRLSPSRPSPRRSARGRTSSPGRRCPYLQPSPYLS, encoded by the coding sequence GTGGGGACCGAGCAGGTACAGAGCGGGACCGTGGTCCCGGATGACGGTTCGGGGACCGGGGACCGTGGGGGCGCCGGCGTCGAGGTGACCGGTGACGGGGCCGTGCTGCTGGATGAGCTGCAGGCGGCGATAGGCCGGTACGTGGTGTTGCCGAGTGAGGAGGCGCTGACGGCAGTCACCTTGTGGGTGGCGGCCTCTCACATCCAGCCCGCCCTTCAGCACGCGCCGCGCCTGGCGGTGGTGGGGCCGACCAAGGGGTGTGGCAAGTCCCGTGTCCTGGATGTGCTCCACGAGACCGTGCACCAGCCGATGATGACGGTCAACACGTCTCCGGCGGTGGTCTTCCGCGTCATAGGCAAGAACCCGCCGACGCTGCTGGTGGACGAGGCCGACACCATCTTCGGCCCCAAGGCCGGCGACAAGGAGGACCTGCGCGGCCTGCTGAACGCAGGGCACCAGCGCAACCGGCCGGCATGGCGGATCTCCGGGCCGGAGCACAAGCCGACGGCGTTTCCCACCTTCGCCATGGCCGCGCTGGCCGGGATCGGCGACCTGCCCGACACGATCATGGACCGGGCGGTCGTGCTGCGCATGCAGAAGCGCAAGCCGGGTGAGCGGATCACCCCGTTCCGCTCGCGGCACTCCGTGCCTGAACTGCACGCGGTGCGTGACCGGCTGGCCGCGTGGCTGACGCCGCTGCGTGGCGCGGCTGCCGGTCTGGTGCCGAAGATGCCGGTTGAGGACAGGGCTGCGGACACGTGGGAGCCGCTGGTCATCGTCGCCGACCTGGCCGGCGGCCACTGGCCCGCGAAGGCCCGCGCCGCCTGCTTGGCGATGACTCGGCACGAGGCCGTCCACGACGAGCAGACGACCCTGAAGACGAGGCTGCTGCGTGATGTCCGCCGCATCTTCGAACAGCAGGGCAACAAGGAGGCTCTGCGCTCGCAGGATCTGCTCGCCGCTCTCCTGGCAGATGCTGAATCTCCATGGCCGGACTACGGCACCAAGGGGCTGACCGCCTTCCACCTGTCGGCGCTGCTGCGGGACTTCGGCATCCGCCCGGCGAACTATCGCTTCGAGCAGGGCCGTCAGGCCAAGGCGTACGCCCGCAATCAGTTCCTCGACGCCTGGGCCCGCTATTGCCCCGACCCCGCCCAGTCGGCCCCCGCAGCCGGGCACGAGTTCACGCCCGTACGCCCAGCCGGGGCAAGCTGCCCGCCCCTCCGACCGGGTCGCTGCCTGTCGGCCCGCCCGGCGGCACCGCAGGCCCCAAGCCCGCCCGCTGAACCCACTCCCTGGGTCCGTCTCAGTCCGTCCCGTCCGTCCCCGCGCAGGTCAGCGCGGGGACGGACTTCCTCGCCGGGACGGAGATGCCCGTACCTGCAGCCGAGTCCGTACCTGTCCTGA
- a CDS encoding helix-turn-helix transcriptional regulator has protein sequence MPNGFPRPATAATRGPLATPAEIAAYLGVPVKTLYQWKYRGIGPKVHKVGRHLRYRWREVDTWLDQQTSYDLTA, from the coding sequence TTGCCCAACGGATTCCCTCGCCCCGCCACGGCCGCGACGCGCGGCCCGCTCGCCACGCCGGCTGAGATCGCCGCCTACCTCGGGGTGCCCGTGAAGACCCTCTACCAGTGGAAGTACCGGGGTATCGGCCCGAAGGTCCACAAGGTCGGCCGACACCTGCGCTACCGCTGGCGCGAGGTCGACACCTGGCTCGACCAGCAGACCTCGTACGACCTCACGGCATGA
- a CDS encoding XRE family transcriptional regulator → MLADVELQLSVMATHLIEIRPAGMRAARNIGAARSVCGFTRQQLASRMTALGRPGSHLVANRIERARRRCEIDDRVTVAAALGVSPLALLLPSLEVDSATAVPNGVREGV, encoded by the coding sequence ATGCTCGCCGATGTCGAGTTACAGCTATCCGTCATGGCTACTCACCTCATCGAAATCAGGCCGGCCGGAATGCGCGCCGCCCGTAATATCGGGGCCGCTCGTTCGGTGTGCGGCTTCACTCGGCAGCAGCTGGCCTCCCGCATGACCGCGCTGGGCCGCCCTGGCTCCCACCTTGTCGCCAACCGCATCGAGAGGGCTCGTCGACGCTGCGAGATCGATGACCGCGTCACCGTCGCCGCCGCACTCGGTGTCTCGCCTCTGGCCTTGTTGCTGCCTTCCTTGGAGGTCGACTCTGCGACCGCCGTGCCGAACGGCGTCCGGGAAGGGGTCTGA
- a CDS encoding tyrosine-type recombinase/integrase, translating to MARVWIEDRVGHTAYVRAVAVAKKTGRTPPGRYRVRWYDPDGKPRMKTLARKVDADAERTRVESRLSDGTYRDPAAARVKFAEVAESWLAAQIHLKRSTRNRYRGVLDVHVIPKWGTTALDRIRFEDVAEWLADMLSGEAAGGRKLSARSVRKAYVVLSRVLGFAVKSRRLAFNPAAGVPLPKPVPADHVYLDDLQAEALADASGVYRVFILLLAYTGLRWGEASALKVRRVDLDACRAHIVEAYVEDNGKLYLDSPKNHERRSVPIPRFLAEELKPHVEGRGEDELLFTAPQGGPLRARNFRQRFFAPAVAKAGLGHLKLTPHKLRHTAASLAIASGADVNVVQTMLGHKSATLTLDTYGHLFPDRLDEVSKKMHKRRSKQLAKAKAELAKAEKRARKAAEAVAAWEDPAA from the coding sequence ATGGCGCGCGTCTGGATCGAGGACCGCGTGGGGCACACGGCGTACGTGCGGGCTGTGGCAGTGGCCAAGAAGACGGGACGCACCCCGCCTGGGCGCTACCGCGTGCGCTGGTACGACCCTGACGGCAAACCCAGGATGAAGACACTGGCCCGCAAGGTCGACGCGGACGCCGAGCGGACGAGGGTCGAGTCCCGCCTCTCCGACGGCACGTACCGTGACCCGGCCGCGGCGCGTGTGAAGTTTGCAGAGGTGGCGGAATCCTGGCTGGCCGCGCAGATCCACCTCAAGCGGTCAACTCGCAACCGCTACCGAGGCGTTCTCGACGTCCACGTAATTCCCAAGTGGGGCACGACGGCCCTGGACCGCATCCGCTTCGAGGACGTCGCCGAATGGCTCGCGGACATGCTGTCCGGGGAGGCGGCGGGAGGCAGGAAGCTCAGCGCGCGTTCGGTGCGCAAGGCGTACGTCGTCCTCAGTCGCGTACTCGGCTTCGCAGTCAAGTCCCGGCGCCTGGCGTTCAACCCAGCCGCCGGCGTGCCCCTGCCGAAGCCGGTACCGGCTGACCACGTCTACCTCGACGACCTTCAAGCCGAAGCGCTCGCCGACGCTTCGGGGGTGTATCGGGTCTTCATCCTGCTGTTGGCCTATACGGGGCTCCGCTGGGGCGAGGCGTCCGCGCTGAAGGTGAGGCGCGTCGACCTCGACGCCTGCCGCGCGCACATCGTCGAGGCGTACGTTGAGGACAACGGCAAGCTCTACCTCGACTCGCCCAAGAACCACGAGCGCCGGTCCGTCCCGATCCCTCGCTTCCTCGCCGAGGAGTTGAAGCCCCATGTCGAAGGACGGGGCGAGGACGAGCTGCTGTTCACGGCTCCGCAGGGCGGACCGCTACGGGCCCGGAACTTCCGTCAACGGTTCTTCGCCCCGGCGGTCGCCAAAGCGGGCCTCGGCCACCTCAAGCTCACGCCGCACAAGCTGCGCCACACGGCGGCTTCCCTCGCCATCGCCAGCGGCGCGGACGTCAACGTCGTCCAGACCATGCTCGGACACAAGTCCGCGACGCTGACGCTGGACACGTACGGCCATCTCTTCCCCGACCGCCTCGACGAGGTCTCGAAGAAGATGCACAAGCGCCGCTCCAAGCAGTTGGCCAAGGCGAAGGCCGAACTGGCGAAGGCGGAGAAGAGGGCACGGAAGGCGGCTGAGGCGGTGGCTGCCTGGGAGGATCCCGCAGCGTGA
- a CDS encoding acyl carrier protein, which translates to MSTDPKSVVHGILAEDLEVDPAEITDGASLRNLELDSLAVAELIVRIKEETGVDLSGDETRIADLTVGEVVLLAGSGLEAA; encoded by the coding sequence ATGAGTACGGACCCCAAGTCGGTTGTGCACGGGATTCTGGCCGAGGATCTGGAAGTGGACCCCGCGGAGATCACGGACGGTGCCTCGCTGCGGAACCTGGAGCTGGACTCGCTGGCCGTCGCCGAGCTGATCGTGCGGATCAAGGAGGAGACCGGCGTGGACCTCAGCGGTGACGAGACGCGGATCGCGGATCTCACCGTCGGGGAAGTGGTCCTGCTGGCCGGCTCGGGTCTGGAAGCGGCGTGA
- a CDS encoding beta-ketoacyl-[acyl-carrier-protein] synthase family protein, translating into MTEGPAAITGVGLVTPAGTDADSTWEAMCAARSLEGGDPEPLAGTGAWHSLRVPALRPGQLTGRGTARTDPFIRFALVAVAEALAQSGLDPDSWDGSRVGVVVGSAFGGVTTHDEQHRRLERQGAAMVSPYLHPRALINMAAGTIGARYGITGPGHTVAAACASGASAFGLGKTLLDAGVCDTVVVCGTDAAVTPLVVSGFARMGALSEQKATDASRPFGADRDGFVMSEGAAAVVMEKPAKARARGAEVLGRLLGHADTSDAHHPTAPRPDGAGAAAAVERALAAARMSVRDVTTVNAHGTSTPQNDLTEARLIARLFPHGPSVTANKGLLGHTLGAAGAIEAVLTLRSLRTGVLPPIAHTERADPGLPELDLVLGGVRRHDGNVAVSTSFGFGGSNCALVLDAG; encoded by the coding sequence GTGACCGAGGGGCCCGCCGCCATCACCGGTGTCGGGCTGGTGACGCCGGCCGGTACCGACGCCGACTCGACCTGGGAGGCGATGTGCGCAGCCCGGTCCCTGGAGGGCGGTGACCCCGAGCCGCTGGCCGGTACCGGGGCGTGGCACAGCCTGCGGGTGCCCGCGCTGCGGCCGGGGCAGCTGACCGGGCGCGGGACCGCCCGTACCGATCCGTTCATCCGGTTCGCGCTGGTGGCGGTGGCGGAGGCGCTGGCGCAGTCGGGGCTCGACCCGGACAGCTGGGACGGCAGCCGGGTCGGGGTGGTCGTGGGCAGCGCCTTCGGGGGCGTGACCACGCACGACGAGCAGCACCGGCGGCTGGAGCGGCAGGGGGCGGCCATGGTGTCGCCGTACCTGCACCCCCGGGCCCTGATCAACATGGCGGCCGGGACCATCGGCGCCCGGTACGGGATCACCGGGCCCGGTCACACCGTGGCCGCCGCCTGTGCCTCGGGGGCCTCGGCGTTCGGGCTCGGCAAGACGCTGCTGGACGCCGGTGTCTGCGACACGGTCGTCGTCTGCGGCACGGACGCGGCCGTCACCCCCCTCGTCGTCTCCGGCTTCGCCCGGATGGGCGCGCTGTCCGAACAGAAGGCGACCGACGCCTCCCGGCCGTTCGGCGCCGACCGCGACGGCTTCGTGATGTCGGAGGGTGCCGCCGCCGTCGTCATGGAGAAGCCGGCCAAGGCGCGGGCGCGGGGAGCGGAGGTGCTGGGGCGGCTGCTCGGGCATGCCGACACCTCCGACGCGCATCATCCGACGGCCCCCCGGCCGGACGGTGCGGGCGCCGCGGCCGCCGTGGAGCGGGCGCTGGCGGCGGCGCGGATGTCGGTGCGGGACGTGACCACCGTGAACGCGCACGGCACCTCGACCCCGCAGAACGACCTGACGGAGGCCCGGCTCATCGCCCGCCTCTTCCCGCACGGCCCGTCCGTCACCGCGAACAAGGGCCTGCTGGGCCACACGCTCGGCGCGGCGGGCGCCATCGAGGCCGTACTGACCCTGCGCAGCCTGCGCACCGGCGTGCTGCCGCCGATCGCGCACACCGAGCGGGCCGACCCCGGCCTGCCCGAGCTGGA